AAAGAGAATTGCCCAAAAGGGAAACATTTCTTGAGGAGATCGCTTACCAGTTCGATTTTTTCATCGAGCATGGTTATTATATTTCGCGTGATCACAACGAGCTTCCACCGGCGAACAGTGATAAAATCGGCTCCGTCATTCATCAGCTCCAATTAAATATGTTCCGGTATTACCAAGATATCTTGATCCGTCATTATGGGGATGCGATATCCGAATGGAAATGGGATGCCACAGCCATATTTAATGGATTGATCCGAGAGTATACCTTTCATGTATTGTTTGGGTTCAAACCACTGGTTCAAAAGGAATTAACCGTTTTTATTGCTGAACGAATGGATGGTCTCGTAGAGGGATTAGCACAACGTCCTCCCCGTCCCCTGCTCACCGATGAACTCATGAAGGAATATTCCATGATTAATTTAGAAGCACTTACTTATACACAAGAGATACGAAGAACCGCATTGATGGATATGATCGAGTCCATAATCCCGGATCTGTCAATTACGAACTCCAGAAAAAAAGATTTGTCTGATGTAGCGGCAATGCTGCGGGAAGAATTCATCAAAGAACAACCAAGGAGCTTCCTAATCCAAGCGCTGCTGCGGGATCTATCCTCAGAGACTGAGCTTGGCTTTTACACCAGTCAGCTGCAGCAATTAATTCGGGACAACAAAATAAATTAGTGTTTGACCAACTGATACTATCCCCTCAAAGTAGACGCTCGAAAAAAGTCTTATGTTATCATGAGAAGCGAGCAACTTGGAGGGGATATTTTTATGGCTAAAAAGGGCCCCGTTTTTCAAGCCCTGATCCGAATGGAGCACGGGTTCTGAGACGTCTTCTTTTTCGTGTCCATAGCTCGGCGGTGTCGACGTTGGAATGGGGCGCCGATCTCGAATATGCGCACCGGCGACGTTCGAATGGAGAACCGATCTCGAATATACGCACCGTCGACGTTCGAATGGAGAACCGATCTCGAATATACGCACCGTCGACATTCGAATGGAGAACCGATCTCGATATGCGCACCGTCGACGTTCGAATGGGGCCGATCTCGAATATACGCACCGTCGACGTTCGGAGAACCGATCTCGAATATACGCACCGTCGACGTCGAATGGAGAACCGATCTCGAATATACGCACCGTCGACGTTCGAATGGGGCCGATCTCGAATATGCGCACCGGCGACGTTGGAATGGAGAACCGAACTCGAATATACGCACCCGTCGACGTTGGAATGGGGCCGATCTCGAATACGCGCACCGTCACGTCTGCATCGTGTGGTAACAGACATTGGACAGATCGAGCGTTCGTCTACCTGATTCACAGGCCTCTGAAGTTGTTTACAAAAGATCGGGACTTTGAATCGATCCGATGTACTCGTATCGATATATCTTGCCAGCAGTACCTGTCGGTATTGCTCGGAACTTGCCTTGTTCCACCAATTTACGGCAATACTTGATGACCGTTTGCTTGTGAATCTCCAGTTCTTTCGCTGCTTGCGGAGGGCAAATGATACGATCATGCCGGATGGCCAGACGCATCAGTTGACGCTCGATTTTTCCGAATCTTCGATAGACGGTTCCGCTCTCATCTTGGATTGCCGCAAGATAAGGG
Above is a window of Paenibacillus sp. FSL K6-1330 DNA encoding:
- a CDS encoding TetR/AcrR family transcriptional regulator translates to MSLLKEKILQSAIRFFAEKGYQATSIQDIADDCSIAKGSIYKFYGSKEELYISILHKRQQDMIDAVERIRKRELPKRETFLEEIAYQFDFFIEHGYYISRDHNELPPANSDKIGSVIHQLQLNMFRYYQDILIRHYGDAISEWKWDATAIFNGLIREYTFHVLFGFKPLVQKELTVFIAERMDGLVEGLAQRPPRPLLTDELMKEYSMINLEALTYTQEIRRTALMDMIESIIPDLSITNSRKKDLSDVAAMLREEFIKEQPRSFLIQALLRDLSSETELGFYTSQLQQLIRDNKIN